ACTTCAGGAGCTGAATAGCAGGTTTAATGAGGTAAACACAGAGCTACTTAGATGTATGGCAGCATTCAATCCAGCTAATTCTTTTTCTGCCTTTGATAATGAGAAGTTGGTTAAGCTTGCTGGGTTCTATCCTCGTGACTTTGATTTTCAAGAGAGGAACCAACTTCGTTTTCAACTACACAACTATATTAATGATGTGAGGAATGATGGGAACTTCAAAAATTTGAGAAGTCTAGCAGACTTGTCTATGATGCTAGTTAAAAGAGATGGTTTCTCGGTATGACATTGTGTACAAACTTCTCAAATTGGTTCTAGTTCTTTCTGTTGCAACTGCTGGTGTTGAGAGGATTTTTTCTGCAATGAACACTATCAAAAACAAGTTAAGAAGCAAGATGGGAcagaattttttgaataatTGTGTGACCACATTCATTGAAAGGGAATTCTTCTTGCAAGCGAAGGATGAGGACATCATCAATTATTTTCAAGCTATGAAGGACCGAAAAGTTAACTTGTAATTTGTAAACATCCTTATCAATGCCATTTATTGTTTTAGTACCTCTATTTTCTATATGTTGAAcaatttcagaattcagattatGAACAATTTATGTTGTTAGTACTAAATCATGTGCTACTAATATGTATGTTGGGctgttaaatttttttttccacTGCTTACAATTTTGAATACCAAGGTCCCaaatcctgggcccgcccctgctcCGGTCCACTGGCGACTGGTGGGAGAGGGAGCTCAGGGAGGTTCATCAGACCCGCCGCAGTCAGCTTCTCCGATTAGTCAGCAACGGCCGGCTGCCCGGGCCTTTCATCAAGTCGTAACTGCATAcgtcctcctcttgctccttccCTGTCAGAGCGGTCACTGGATGAGCTCGATGATTTTTAGCCCTTCAGGCTGCTAGCAGGTACCAGCCAGAGAGCACCTCTCGGCGTTGGAAAGAGGATCAGACACGGCGGGCGAGGGTGTCAACAGTTCAACACAGGTTTCCTTTTCTTGTTCCTGTAGTTTCTTTCTTTGTTCGAAAGCTCTTCTCGATCCGGCCAGCAAGTTAAGTTCGTTCTTCGAAATTTCTTCAGTCATCTTATAGGATGGTTTTGGGAGTTTGCAGTTGGAGATGAGTAACTTGTTTCATGCCTGCGCTTCTTCTATAGTTCAGTAATTATTGATGGAGTGATCAGTGCTCTGATCGATTCAGAAACAGATTTTGGATTTCTTTTCCCTTTGTTTGGAGTTAGACtacgaagaaaaaaaatctttttgttGGGATTGCAGCTTCATTTCTGGTTTTCCCCGAACTGTTCTTTCACCTAACTTGATTATGTGACGCATGCCATGACGCAGGACTGCAAACAAACTTGCAGCCCGGAAGCACCGCAAACATGGGGAATGCCGCTGTTGCAATCAGTACGATATACGTCGTTCCGTCTCCTTGCGTCTTCTTCCTACCCTTACCCTGCATATCGTATCTAGCTAATCTGCTGTTGTGTTTCGTTGTTCAGAAGATGCGAGGGTAGTAGTAGTGAGCGCCCTCATCAGAAGATGCCGCGtcgtgaggaagaagatgaagaagaagatcggGAAGAAAATCATTAAGGAGATTGAGAGATTGAACCGCGAGTCTCAAGCCTGCAAGGCCCTGGAGGACGTGGTGATCGAGATCGGGACGGTGGAGAAGTTCCTGAACGACATCCTAAACGAGAAGCCCATGCGTTTCAGCCCCGAGCAGCTGGCGGCCTGCACCCGGAACTACTCGTCGGAGCTGGGGTCCGGCGGCTTCGGAGTGGTGTACAAGGGCGACCTGCCGAACGGCCTTCCGGTGGCCGTGAAGGTCCTGAAGGTGTCCATGAACAAGAAGGTCCAGGAGGCGTTCATGGCGGAGATCGGCACCATCGGCCGGACGTACCACGTGCATCTCGTCCGGCTCTACGGCTTCTGCTTCGACAGGGACACCAAGGCGCTGGTATACGAATTCTTGGAGATGGGCTCCCTCGAGAAGTACCTCTatggcggcgacgaggagggcACGGCGCCGAGGCTGGAGTGGAGGACGCTGCACAGCATCGCCGTCGGCACGGCGAAGGGGATCCGGTACCTGCATGAGGAGTGCCAGCAGCGGATCGTGCACTACGACATCAAGCCGGCCAACATCCTCCTCACCGGCGACTTCACCCCGAAGGTGGCCGACTTCGGGCTGGCGCGGCTCGGCGAGCGGGAGAACACGCACATGTCGCtgaccggcggcgggcgcgggacgCCCGGGTACGCGGCGCCGGAGCTGTGGATGGCGCTGCCGGCGACGGAGAAGTgcgacgtgtacagcttcggGATGCTGCTGTTCGAGatcctggggcggcggcggaacttcGACCCCTGCGTGGGCGAGAGCAAGGAGTGGTACCCGAGGTGGGTGTGGGAGAAGTACGAGCAGGGCGAGCTGGAGTGCGTCGTGTCCGGTGACGGCATCGGGGAGGCGGACAGGGACAAGGCGGAGATGATGTGCAAGGTGGCGCTGTGGTGCGTGCAGTTCcagccggcggcgcgcccgacGATGAGCAGCGTGGTGCGGATGCTGGAGGGGGAGATGGCCATCGTTCCGCCGGTGAACCCCTTCCACTACGTGATGGACAGTAGCAGCGGCTCCACGAGCTCGGGGCTGTGGAGCAGCGGCACGTACCAGAGCAGCAGGGACACCACCGGCAGAAACAGCCAGATGTCAGGGAGCCATTCTGCCTTACAGCTTGACGCGATGATCGAAGATGTTAAGCGGACTGATGTGCCGGTGTCAATGAAATAGAGCCAGTAGTCCTGTCCACATTTGTTAGTGTATTTTACGTCTTGTAAAGTAAGCAGAGCGCACTTCTCTGTGTTTAGTCATACCTGCATCTTCATGCTATTTTATTTGACCTTGAACCCCTGCAAGTTGAACTATAGATTTCAAGAAAACCGTTATGGGATCTCAAGCCACTTCTTTTGTGCAGTTACGGGCCCAATTAGCCAGCCTATGTTCAAGTTGTGGCCAACACTGATTGAGCCGTTGAAAATAGTTTCTTTAGATAATGGAAAAAATTATCCGGCTTCACCCTCCTCATTGACTACACCATGTTATCACAAAGGTTTAAAGTATAAAACATACTTATTGAAAACCAATCTGTAAACTAAAAGGTCATCCACGGGATGCGAAGAAACGAAAAGTCGATACATATAGCTCTAAGCTCTTTATGAGCCTATTGTTCACTTTAGCTAGTGTGGGCCTATATACTTCAGCTGTTTAGCTAGTGTGGGCCTATATTAGAAGTATGAGGCCGTGCCGTTTCGGCGTCCTCCGAGCGTGTCCACGTTAGCCTCGTGAAGCTGATCCATTCGATGTAATTTGTGCGACTCAGATAAACTCATTCTCCTTTCTCTAAGGTTGGGAGTGCTCATCCAGTGCAAGTTGATGTACTGCGTCAGGCTGGTCTGCAAGTTGATGTCGTCCTTCCTCCAAACTTTGAAAGCGATGTGAGCTTGTGCATTGATGGTGCTGCCACCTTCCTCCAAACTTTGAAAGCGATGTGAGCTTGTGCATTGATGGTGCTGCCACCAAGCCAGTGAAATTTGGTGTCCTTGGTAGAACCGTTCTCAAGGGAGGACACAACATTTAATGAATGTGCACTATTGCATATAGGTATCCATTTTCTCACCCGTCTGTTCATCTCTGTAACTTTCCTTGACGTCTAGTGCGTCGCCTGGCTATAAAAGCATGGGGCTGCCTTCTTTTCATCGCACCCCTCCCTTCAGTGCACCCTCTCCCGCAGTCTTGATATAGTGCACGTTTGAGCCACTAGAATTCTTGGCAGCTGCAAAGATCTTTTGGTCTAGCTAAACGGTGCGTTTCTTAACATAGCATGCTATACAGCCATGTATAGTTCGAACCGGCAATATCCTAGATAAGTGACATATTCTAGAGAAGTGATTTGTGTAGACAACTGATGAGATATAATAAAGGTCCTACTATAGTTTTGGAGAAATAAAATTTGTATAATTACCGTGCTAATAGGGGTTATGAATAATTATGAGACGGAGTAAGAACGTGCGTTTTGGGGGCCTTTATAGAGAGCTCACGTGTTTTTTTGTAACTATGTACTATTTACCGTTGTTTAATACATTCCGTTGCTAATTATGTATTTTATTTGACTTGCCTTGCTCTACGATTTGCTTTGGTTACCTTTTATTtgtgcccttcttcttcttgacgtCCTTTTTAGCAGGTAGGTCTTGCAGCCTTCTGACACAGGTATAGAAAGGCCATATGGATGCTGCTTCTTCGTCTAAACAGACAAGGAAAAGACGGCGCTGTAAAGAAGCAGCTACCTGCACATCAGGTGTGCTGGTACCGTCATGTTGTTTCATCTTTTCCCTTGCTATACGTAGGTGTTCGTGCAGTACACATGCACCGAACAAAATATTATGCTTTGAGATCACAGGAAATTAATAATGGGCACCCCAAAATAGGAATAATAAATTAAAGAGCAACGTTTACCACCTTTTCGAATAGAATTTTTTGAGGGTAGAATTTTGGGGAAAAAGTTTAGCAGATACAGAGCTGAAATTGTATACGGGTGCTCCTGGAAGGTGATAGGGCAGTGGCGGGCCCCATTAAATACAAGGGTACTCAACTGGATGCCATGATTTTTTACCAACAAATTTATGTATACAGTATATCCTATGTATTTGATtggagaaaacaaaaattatACAACAATACAGGCTTCTGGTGTTCCAGTCTGTACTTTGGCCCAAAAAATCTAGCAGCCCACCTGCCCCCGCCGGCCCACACAGGCTCAAGTAGCCCAAAAAACGTGCTCCTGGCCAGCCTCCAGCCCAACCGATCCCCACCAGCGCCGCCTTGCCGCAACTAGTGCCCGGCCGGCCCAGTCGTCTTGTCCCTGGCGCAGCAGCGCTGCCTGCACAGCGGGCAGCGCCCGGCTCGACAAGGGTGTCCGGCGGAGGCCGAGCGAACGCTAGGCCTACAGGAGCCCCGTCTACGCGGCGGCTGACGGCAGCTGAGCGGCAAGCTTCAAGCGTCCCAGTGCATACGCGCTAGGACTGCATGCTGCAGGGGCTCTGCGTCTTCGTCTTCGTAGGGCCGGCGGCAGCCGAGCGGCGAGCGGCCACCGTGCGCTAGCCGCTAAGGCCGCACCGCCGCTGGGGTTTCGCACCTCCGCGGTAGCCAGCGGCAGCCAAGCTGTGAACCGCGAGCGAGGAATTGCGTCTCGGTGGAGGTACTAATTTGTTGGTTCCGATTTGACTCCTGGTGGCCTGTTCGTCATGTATTATGGAGCACTAGCGATAAGAGGTACCTAATAGGTACTAAAAGTATACAGCTGCCTACTTCAATTGGAATATTAGTGACGAGATTGCAAAGCCTCctattttaattactttagttTGATCGTTGCGTTTGATCCAACTTAGATAACTCATTCTGTTCCTCTTATATTATTAGCCCATTTGCACTAATTGATGTTATACTCACTTATAGATGCCAGGTACCAGGATTTAAgccatgaaattttttttacccTTGTGAGAATTTGAATACCATGTTCGAAATCCTGAGGCTGGCCCTGTAATAGGGAAGATTGGGGATAATGATGTCCGCCAGATAATGGAAATGGACTTAGCGATCCCGCACAGAGAACCTGTTTGGCCTCCTAGCAAGGAGTTTTTTTCCCCTGCAAGGATCGAATTATGCAAGGAATAATTTTACAAACACAAATACCAGTATGCGTGGGATCCATGGGATCCATGCAGGTTGCCTGCACTTGTTTGGTGATTATGGAAACACGAAAAAGCTGCCCATGGACTTTTGCTCTTTCCATTCTCATGCCCCAAGAGTATAGTTTTGATTTTATTGACCTGATAGTTATGCTAGATTTTTTCTTCCCTTCTCCATTAGTGGCAACTGCTGAGGGTACAGTTCGTGGGAGGCAGGCTCGCCGAGGATCCACAAGACAGGGAAAGAAAGAAGGTGAACTGAATGATTCTTTGTGTCCACTTTATAGGTTCCCCTATTTATTAGTGAACGCTGGTTTTGATTCGTGGTGCAGGAAAGTGTCTGGCCCAGGCGGAAAATCAAGGTGCGAATATTTAGCCTAGATTATTTTATTAGAGgcactcataaaagaaccaTTTGAGTGATCGTTTGTGTGGCTTACCTATTCTCCTGATGGCTGTACAGTGTACCTTACACCTGGGATTTCATACTACGGCCCTCCTGCGCACGCGTGCCAGTACTGCGGCGCGCAGTTCTGGCACCAAGAGCGCGTGAAAAGGTCCTACTCAGGTGAAGGAGGCTGTATTCGTTTCCATCTTTGTTGTCGTGGAGGTAAAGTTGTCTTGCCGTTTCAAAGGGATCCTCCTCAGTTCCTGGCTGGGTTGCTGGATCCACACGGTGATGTTTTGTCTAAATACTTCATTAAGTCCATAAGATCATATAATTCAATGTTCGCTTTCACATCACTTGGTGCCAAAATTGATACTGGTATAAATAAGGAACCTGGGCCATATGTGTTCAAAATTAATGGTCAGGTCCATCATCGGATTGGTTCTTTGCTACCGGATGAGGGTAAACCCCCAGTGTATGCACAACTCTATATTTTTGACACTGAAAATGAGATTCAGAATCGAATGTCAATTTTTGATAGGGACAGGGAGTGCGATAAAGATAATGGagttgataaaaaaaattgttgaagGCTTGGTACGGATGTTCGACGAGTCGAATGAGCTGGTAAAATCATTTAGGGCAGCTAGGGACCTTTTGGGAGGAAGCCAAGTCCAGCCTTTACGCCTTAGGCTCCTACACGATAGGTCAAAAGAAGCACCTCAGTATAGTGCACCAGCAGGATCTGAGATAGCTGGTTTAATAGTAAGGGATTTCTCCGAAGATAAGAAGAGTTCTGACGTAATCATTCAGGATAGAGGTGGTGGGCTTAGAAGAATCAGCAATCTTCATGCAAACTATATGGCCTTATAGTACCCAATCCTGTTCCCTTATGGGGAGCAAGGGTTCAAGTTAGTAATTAAATATAACCGTTCAGGAACTTTGCGTGTTGGAGTTAGGGGTGAGTTTACCATGCTTGAATATTATGCTTTCCGATTACAGCAACGTAGATGTGAGGCAACAACACTGATACGCGGTGACCGGCTATTTCAGCAGTACATTGTTGATGCTTATGCATCTGTAGAGGAGAACAGGCTTAGATACATtgtaaaaaataacaaaaatctAAGGTCTGAGGTGTACAAGGATATTGAGGATGCTCTGCTTAAGGGTGATGTGGATGGAAACAATGTTGGGAAAAAGGTTATTTTGCTTGCTAGCTTCACTGGGAGTAAAAGATACATGATACAGAACTATCGGGATGCAATGGCAATCTGTCGATTTTATGGGCCCCCAGACCTGTTTATTACTtttacctgcaatccaaagtgGCAGGAAATAGCTGACGCTCTTGCATTTATTCCAGGGCAGAGGCCTGACGCTAGACCTGACATAGTTAGCCGAGTCTTCAAATTAAAGGTCGACGAGCTTGTTTCTGAGTTGAAGAAAGGCACTTACTTTGGGAAGGTGCAAGCAGGTATGAGTATCAGTTTTTTGGCACATATATTTTGTTGTGCTTTGCAATTAAATACTCCATTATCTGTCGTACGCCAATGCGGTATTTTCCGCCTCTGGTAAGGAACCGCCCAATATGGATTACTCGGATGAAGACCCTAGAAGGTTGTGAATTAAGAGAAGATAACCCAACTGTAGTGTTCATGGCAAGGTACTTGCTCACCTTAGATGAGGAATATGATAAACAAGCAACCAAGCTCAAGGAGTGCAACCACAGGGCAGAAGAAGCTGAGAAGCATATCAGGAAACTTCGTGTGCAGCTTGCTGAGTTTAAGGCCCAAGTGACCATATCTGAAAGTCGTGAGATCACTGCAATTGAAGCCTTAAAGCAAGCCGATGACTGCCATGCACAAGAATTAAAAGATGCCTACCTAGTCACTCGGGTGAAAAGAAGGGCTCTCATATTGGATGGCAAAGAGTGTGATGTGCTAGATGGAATCCCAATTGTAGCCATGGATAACGCCAAAAAGAAGTTTGGTGAGACCCCGCCAGCACCTCCGCCTACAGAGGTCTCTGAGGAGGCTTCAGACCTGGAGCCTACCAAGGAAGAAGTCCTCCAGCAAAATCAGCCACCGGCAGAGAGCAAAGTTGGTCCTCCTCTCATCCCATTAGAAGGCCCTTCATCCTTAGATGAATGATCTAGCTAGGCACTCGAAGATCCAAGGGAATGAAGCTACTGTCCGAATTTAGAATTCTAGATTTAGTTTTAGCTAGCTCCTTTACACTAAGGGAAGTGAAAATTACTTCACTTTGTGTAAACCCTCGTGTAAGGGATATGTGCCCCCATGTAGTACAAGATCTTTCTGCCTATAATGTAATAGCCTCACACCTACTTCATGCTTAATGGATAACCGTTATGACAGTTGATGCTTTCGTGTATTATACAGGTTA
This sequence is a window from Panicum virgatum strain AP13 chromosome 7K, P.virgatum_v5, whole genome shotgun sequence. Protein-coding genes within it:
- the LOC120640370 gene encoding uncharacterized protein LOC120640370 → MDAASSSKQTRKRRRCKEAATCTSVATAEGTVRGRQARRGSTRQGKKEGKCLAQAENQVYLTPGISYYGPPAHACQYCGAQFWHQERVKRSYSGEGGCIRFHLCCRGGKVVLPFQRDPPQFLAGLLDPHGDVLSKYFIKSIRSYNSMFAFTSLGAKIDTGINKEPGPYVFKINGQVHHRIGSLLPDEGKPPVYAQLYIFDTENEIQNRMSIFDRDRECDKDNGVDKKNC
- the LOC120642027 gene encoding rust resistance kinase Lr10-like; amino-acid sequence: MGNAAVAIKDARVVVVSALIRRCRVVRKKMKKKIGKKIIKEIERLNRESQACKALEDVVIEIGTVEKFLNDILNEKPMRFSPEQLAACTRNYSSELGSGGFGVVYKGDLPNGLPVAVKVLKVSMNKKVQEAFMAEIGTIGRTYHVHLVRLYGFCFDRDTKALVYEFLEMGSLEKYLYGGDEEGTAPRLEWRTLHSIAVGTAKGIRYLHEECQQRIVHYDIKPANILLTGDFTPKVADFGLARLGERENTHMSLTGGGRGTPGYAAPELWMALPATEKCDVYSFGMLLFEILGRRRNFDPCVGESKEWYPRWVWEKYEQGELECVVSGDGIGEADRDKAEMMCKVALWCVQFQPAARPTMSSVVRMLEGEMAIVPPVNPFHYVMDSSSGSTSSGLWSSGTYQSSRDTTGRNSQMSGSHSALQLDAMIEDVKRTDVPVSMK